The region AAGTGTGCCTGGGAGTTGGGAAGGTGATCAGGCCATCTCgccagacctcagtttcctcatctaaaaacaAGGAGCGGACTATAGCTGGTGATCTGAAAGTTCCCTTCCacctctagccttcaaagtctttCTGCCTCTCCAGGCCCCTGTGTCCCGATCTGTAAAGTGGGACTAATAGTCCCTACCTCATTTATCTTGAGAGGTAAGGATGATGTAAGGGTGATGTAAGGATGCAGTGAGACGGTGGAGGTACCTGGAAAGTTGGGTGCTCTGTCAAGGAAAGGAGTAACAATGAAACACTTTGGGTTCCCTTGTCAAACCACCGGCGCGGCCTGAGACATACAACAGGTACTCAAAGTTTCAGGCTGAAGAAATATCGTATGGGGAGAGAGAATAATGTTGAGACTGTCCAGAGGTAGGAGATGCCTTCACTGATGTTGTTTGGTCTGCCTAAAATGTGGTTCCCTCTAAGTATGCCTGGCACACTTCTGTCTCTCCAGGAGGGACCAAGGAGCCTGGCACACTGTGGGTGCCCATTAAATGTTTCAGTACGGAGGCTGTACCTAGTACTAGATGTGGCAACTCTCTCCTCCAACGCATCATCTGACTTTGGGGACTGATTGGTGGACAAGCTCTTCGGCATCTATGCTTTTCTCTTCCCTGTATCCCCTCCCCTCTTTTGCCTGGGGGAGGTAGATCCAAAAAAACTTCTCATCAGGGAGTCACAAACTCCAGTGTCCCTCCTCCGTGACTAGAGCCACACATTGGAAGTAGAAAGTGGTGGAGAGAGTAGGGACCAGGATCGGTCAGGCTCAGCTCCAGCTGGCTGCTGTCAGGAGGAAACGCAAGACCACATTTTCCACGagattttcaagagaagccatAAATCCATATTTTTCCTGAGTTCTCCTGGTTTTAAAATGTTGGTTAttcagattttttccccccaaaacacTATGGTACTCAAACAAAACCAGCTATGAACTAGTGGTAGCCCATAGGCCATCAGTTTTGGAACTCTGAAAactgtctccctcccccactgtaCGGATGAGGAAATTTGGCCAGAGAGGGGGAGGCATTTTCCAGAGGTGACAGAGTCAAGATCAAAGCCCAGGTCCACATGTCCACTTTCTTCATTTCTCAGTCTCTCCCTTACTCTCCCTCCCTTCGCCACCTCCCGTCTTgactgtctctgtgtctctccgtCTCTGGTGTGTGCCTGCTCTGTATCTCTCTCCGTATGCATCTCTcggtctctgtctctccctatCTCCGATTTTCTCCTGTGTGCATCTTTGTAATTGTGTGATTCTCTCAGCaactctctctctgtcccctacACGAGTGTTCTCGAAGACCTTCGAAGCTGGGCGCAGAAACCACCCGGCACCAGCCCCGAATCTGCCGCTTGTGCCTCCTcgctccccctcccaccccccgccgcccccgccgtcCCCGCCCCATATTTCCGGCGGAGCTGGCTggcaggcgggcgggcggggtACCCACGGGCCCGGCTGCCGTCAGCGTCCCTTCCCGGCCGCCGCGACCCCTCCCCGCTGACCTCACCCGCGCCGCCGCCTCGCGCAGATATAAGCAGCAGCCCCGCCGAGAAGCTGGCAGCCGGCGTGCCGGGTCCTGCGAGCGCTCCCCGACTCCTGACCCGCCCACTCCAGACACCAAAACTCCGGATCGGAGCCCAGGATTCCGGGCCAGCCCGCGGAGCTCGCGCTGGGCAGGTAACTACCTCCGTCCCTTCTCCCCCGCAGGCCGCGTCTATAGCCCCGGAGAGGGGCCCTCCGCCCGCCTTCGGGTGCGCCCCGCGGAAAGCGGCGGCTTTCGAGCCCGGAGCGCGCCCAGGAGGGGCGCTGCGCTCGTACCCCCGGATCTTCCACAGCTCAGGCCGGGGGCCGACGGAGGCACGGCGCGGGCGCACTGGTGGCGCTCCCTCCCGGGCGGGCACGCACGTCCGGGCCTCTGCAGCGCTCGCGTAGCGCGTCGGGGGAAGGTTCGCATCTTACCCCTGCCGGGGGGGCCAGCTGGGGCAGCGCTGGGCAGGACATCGGCGGGAGATCTTGGGAGTTAGAATTCGAATCCGGACGAATCCGGACGTTGAAACAGAATTTTCGCGGTGGAATCAATCTCAGCCTTAGAATCTCACTCTCAGCGCTAAAATAGGATTTTAGAGGTGGAATTAACGTTGAAATTAGGATTTTAGCGTTAGAATTAGATTCGTAGCCTAGCCATAGAATCTTAGCATTAGAAATACGAGTCAGCGTTGCAACTGGAACGTTGTAGAAGGAGTGTAGGAATGAGAGCGTTGCGCTGGGAAACTTGGGGAGATTTTAGCCTGCAAAGCTGCAGCTAGCATCCTGGCCGTCGGGCCCGCGCTGCAGTCTTGGTGGTTACACTCCTGGAGAGTCAGCCCCAAGCGCTGGCTTCCCCAGCTCCGCGCAGCCTTGAGAAGTGGCGGTGGCGATGGGGCTCCCACGGCTTCCAGGCTCGCGCAGGCAGACCTGGGCGCGGGCAGGCTCTCCAAGCATCCCTGCGGGTGAGGACGCCCAGGACCTGAGGCAGACCCTCCGGCTGTCCCCGCCCCACCCTAAGGTGGCAGGTGGTGCTGAGCCGGAAGGGTGTTTGAACGGTTGGTTCCTCCTGGCCTCGGGGTTCCGCTAGGACGGGAAAATGGGCGATAGAATGGGCTGGGAGGGGCGCGCGGCGCACCTATgctctctccctgtcctccctACCCCAGGCGCCGCGATGTCCGGCCCTTGGTTTCTGCTTGCCATGGTTTTGACCCTGACCCTGACCGGTGTCCCCGGCGGCCGCGCACAGCCGGAGGTGGCCCAGCAGGAGGCGGCTATGGCCGCCGAGCAACTGGGCCTGGACGACCTCCTGCGGCAGGCggagcccctcctcctcctccgggaAGACCTCCAGCGACTCCGAGAGGACCAGGAAGACAGCGAATCAGGTGAGGGGCAGGACTGTGTGGGGCTGCGGGTTGAGAGGAGGACGCCCGAGAGGTTCAGGGGAAACTCGGCCGCAAAGGGGAGGGAGCGACTTGGTCATTCAGCCTCTTGCCTTTCAGAAGCTCAGAAACTCCCACTGGCCACACCCTCGGCGGGTGGTGAGTTGACCCTTTCCCGGGACCAGATTCCTTTTCCGTCGCAGTTTCGGGAATATTTCAGAGGGCAGACCTTCAGTAGAAAAGATTCTGCGCCAGGGAGAGAGagtctttttgtgtgtgacagCGTTAATTACTACCTACTAGGCACGCatatgcctggcactgttctaagcccttcAAACACCTTACCACATGATAGGATCTTCCTAAGCATCAGATAGGTACTGTTATTACCCTCCCACACCCCATTTTAcacagaagaaaactgaggctcaaagaagttaagtgagttgcttagggtcacacagctagggagtGGCGGAGCTGAGGCTGGAACCAGAGGCCTTGCCCTTGACCATCTGTGTGAGTGTCTGCGTGTCTGTGAGACCTGAGAGGCAGGTGCAAGGCCATGAATCTGGGTGAATGCTGTGGGGACCTGCCTTGACTGGGAGGAAGGCTGAAGTGGGCATCTGGGGGTCAGGGGGTCCCTCACTggcctctttccttccccagagTCCCAGATCTTTCAACCCCATTGGCTCTCCAAGCGTCAGCATCCAGGCAAAAGGGAGGAGGAGTCAGAAGAGGGGgttgaagaggaagaggaagaaggaggggcCGTGGGACCCCACAAAGGGCAGCACACTGGCCGGCAGGAGGATGTGGCTGCATGGTCAGAGGATATAAGCCAGCAGAAGAGGCAGCACCCTGGCCGGCGCTCCTCCTGGCTTGGGTACACTTTCACCAAGAGGCAGCACCCAGGCAGACGGCTGGTGGATCCCCAGACCCAAAGCagctgggaagaggaggaggaggagggagagccgaTGCCTGAGAAACGCCAGCATCCGGGAAGGAGGGCCCTGGGAAGCCCATGTGGGCCCCGGGGACCCTGTGGTCAAGCCAGCCTTCTGCTGGGCCTCCTGGATGACCTGAGCAGGGGCCAGGGGGCCGAGGAGAAGCGGCAGCACCCTGGGCGGCGAGCGGCCTAGGCCAGGGAGCCCCTGGAGGAGTGAGCCCCGTTTCCTGTAAAATCAATTTGCGGTCTAAGAACGTCTTGAGCCCTGTATGCCCTACCCCTCTGTGACcccctttttccctcctcctcagaTGCCTGACCACACACCTGAGCCCCTGGTATACACACACATCAAACCCCTGGCCTCACCCGCCTAGTTCAGGGATGTGAGAAAGCCAGCCTATGAGTGAAAACCTCACATTACCCCACTTTGTGCCACCGGCAAGGGGGCAGATCCCAGAGTCCCTCTCACCCCCGCCCCTGCAGGCCTGCTCCCCTCCCTAGGCCTGGCGAAGATGACCCTGCTGTGTCTTCTAAGGGATCCCCAGAGTGGGGCAGGGTGCCTCTGGTGTGAACAGGCAGTGAGGGTGGGTGGGCTTGAAGCCATGATGTCCAAATCCAGCTTCCATCCCTTGCCCATGTGGCAGGGTGTGCCATGTGTAAACTTCACTCCCAGTACCCgggtctcctcctctccctgggcaTCCTTTTGTGGGTGGGAAGAGCCCTGACCCACAGCTGTGTTCTGCTTGGGGGAAGCATTGTAGGTGCTGCTGTGCTGTGTGGTGGCTGTGGGAATAAACATGTGCAGGAATTTGTTAACAGCACCTTGGAAGTCACGGCTTGTATGTAACCCTCTAGGCACCTTTCCCCTATCAATGACAATAAAACCTGCATCTGGATAATCTCGGTTCGTTGCAGTTCTGCCTCAGCTGGTGTGGGATTTCTCTTTTCAGCATTGAGAGGGGACAGGCTGAGAGCTCCCCAGTTCTGCTGAGAAGGGAATCAGGGACCTTGGCAAGGTGAAAGGTCCTCTTCACTGTCCCCATCTCAGAACAAGCTTGGGAGGTGGACTGGAGCTCTGGAGCCCATTTGACACCgggggagactgaggcctggcGGTGAGGAAGGGCTTGCCAGAAGACACACAGCTAGCTGGGGTAGAGCCATGGGTGTGAGAGGCAGCTCAGGACACTGCCTTGAGTTTGCCTGATTGCTAGAGGGCTGGTCTGGCTCAGGTTTGTAATCGTCATTGTTCTGTGGCAGGAACCTACAGCCTGTATCATCTGGCAGGCACAGTGAGGAGAAAGGAACAGGCTGTGGTTGGCTACTCAAGCCAGGGACCTTCTGGGGCCAGGCAGGGAGGCCGGCTGGGTGTAGGATAAGAGGGAGTGGTGGAGACTTGGGCTAACATGAAGAGGCCATCTGAAGACACTTGAATCCAAAAACTTTGACATCATGtgaatcaaataataataataatagtaacatatagccaacacttattatgtgtcaggcagttCTTATGCACTTCACATATATTAATTCCTCTactcctcacaataatcctaggCATTACTATGATTATGCCAAATTTCCTAACAAGGAAACCAAGGTACAGAAAGGTTAAGCAATTTGTCTGAGACTGAGTTTGGCTCACTCATTTCCACTTCGCTACCTCTGACTCAAACTCTGAAATCTCCTCAGGACTTAGACTCTGCATTGGACACCCTCTTTTTGGTGGGCAGATGGGCTATTTGGCTTTTCTGCAAATAGTTTTTGGTCACCTtcttggggagggagaggagggattgGAAGAGTGTCTGAGACTCTGCTCCTCTCCTCAGGGAACCGCAGTTCAGGTGAGGTGGGGTTGGAGGGAGACTCGGGGCTTATAAAATACACTCACACCCACCATCTCCATTAATATTCTCAGAAGCCTGCTGAAGAATTGAGCATTTGATGGATATTTCTATTTTCTGATGAGGGACCCAGCACAGAGGTTAGGTGCCCCGAGGTGCCTGAAGGTAGAGTTGGCCTTTCCTCTGGGCCCTCTGGCTTTCTTCACTGGCACCATCAAGGCAATCAGTGCCCTAGCAGGAAACCCTCTGCTCACAGACTCCCCTTGAAGGCGGACACCCTAATACCGGTAATATGGGCCACGTACAGAGCACTTCCTGAATGCTCAGCGCTTACAGACACTTTCTCATCCAATCCTATGGCCACCCCAAAAGGCTGTCATGTCCTTTTGAAGTTGAGTTGCAGTTGAGTGTGGAGAAGTGAAGTACTTGCCCAAGAATACACCCAACCCTCTCCTCCTTCCAAACTTGCTTGGTGTGGCTGCTGTTATTACCTCCTCAGATATGGGACAATTTGAAGAGTGAGAAGCCCATTCCCCAGCCACTTAACATTTCCCCTCTGCCCCTGAGTGTGATCAGACCAGTGCAGCATGATGGAAAGGGTCTGGGCATTGGCTTCAGTCCTGGACAAATGATTAAACCAATTtgagcctcagtcttcccatctgtaaaatgggcacagtaaTCCCTACACCTGTCTCAGAGTTGTTCAAAGGAGTAAATGAGATGGAGCAATAGACGTCCAGCTCCAAGCATAGTGCCTAGCACCAAGTAAACCCTTATAAATGGCATCTTTAGCTCTAGTGCTCCAAGAGCAGAAGGGACCCAAAACTGAGCCTTGCAGACACACTTGTTCCTTCCTTTGTTCATTCTCCAATCAcatacacaagaaagaaaaaaagtaaaaacccagACACGGGGGCCTTATTGCGAGTTCTTGTCAGGCACTGGGGCTTTATCCTTAAGAAAGTCTGCATGCTGCTCCCCAGATACCTCTGTCCTTCCCCGTCTCACACACATGCCTTTTGCTTGGCCTAGGATGCTGTGGCAGAGATGCTGCATGTGCTTccctacatttcccagcctcccttgcagttggCATGGAGTCATATGACTAGTCCTGGCCAATGGGCTGTGAGCTGGAGTGTCAGTCTGGGGCTGTGGCAGTTAGAGCCCCTTAACCGTTTTATTCCTGCTAAGGAAGCCTGGGAGCCTACCGGTTGAGACAGCAGAGCATATGAGGGAGGGATTCTGAGCCCTGGCATCACCAGATGGAAGTTAGATCAGACTTCTCACATGGAAGAAATAAACTTGTGTTGTATTAAGTCAGGGTTTCTTTGTTACCACAGCAAAACTTAGCCAATTCTGACTAACACAGATGCCTCCCACCTTGTTCTCTCTTCACTGAAATCCTTCCCATCTTTCCCTTCTCATATGTGTCTGCTTTTATCAAAGCTGCCTAAATAAGGGCCTGGCATGAAGTcggtgctcaatatatatttgttgaatggatgttCAAAGCTTCAGGTCACTTCCATTTTAGTTTCCTAGACTGACTCCCAGCCCTTAAGGGGCTCCCCATCCAGTGGGGAGACAGGTGACCACTTCGTAGTTAGCAAAGCATGCAAGGTAGACACAGATGGCAGAACAAATTGGTCTGGCTGGGCAAAGCAGGCTTCCGCGAGGAGGAAACATCCAAGCTGAGTCAAAGGATAAATAAGAGATACGatatttcaggcagaaggaaagagcATGGACAAAGGCTCAGTGGGAAGAAATCAGTGTTCTTAGAGGTGTTAACACGGGCAATCTGGGGTGTTTTGGcccattcctttcctccttcaccctATCTTCTAGCCCTGATTGCCAACCCTTAGAAGTGTGAGAAAGCAGTGCAGTTTGGGGTGGAATCAGGGAAGCCTTCCAGGGGGAAGGGGCACTTGAGGTGAGCTCTGAAGgatgaaagacaaaggaaaattttcttaaGCACTTACTCTGGGGCCAGACATCAGGAAAAGCACTTTTATCCCactgcccagcacatagtaggtaatttgtaaatatctgttgaatctGTTAATCACTCATCATAGTCAACTCCagttcagagaaaaggaaactaagagaGAAGTAAGGTGACTTTTCTCAGCTCATAAGTCTGAAACTTGGGGGTTGCCTCTATGCCTCCCCTCCCCTAGCATCCAATTTTTATCGTGTCCTATAAATTTTACCTCCTGGATATATCTCAAGTCCACCCATTTTGTCCCAGTTCCTCTGCCACCACCCGGATCCCGGCCACCGTCATTTGCTGGCCTCTGGCTTCCACCCTTGTCCCCCAAGCCCattttccacacagcagccagagggaagcGGATCTGACCATGGCAACCACCCTGCTTAAGACCTGTCAGCAGCTTCCATGTCgcctagaataaaatccaaactccttaccaTGGCCTGCCCATTCTCTTTCCTGAACACACATCAGGGCCTTTGTCCACgttgttccctctgtctggagcCTCCTTTTCTCCTGCTCCTCACATTGCCCGGGTCACCTCCTAGGGTGCTTCCTGAACTGAGGAGGTTGGAAAGCAAAAGCTGCATTTCCAaggctcccttgcagctagagttTTGGAAGCACGGTAAGCTCTTGTGTGAGATTGGGAAGGCCACTTTGACGATTCCTGCTGGAAAGCAAGGTGGTAATGATTTGTTTCTGCAGCAGCTTCCTGCTGTCCAGACTCCAGCTCTCAAGTATCTAGAGGCAGTTGTTGATAGTGGCTTTCTGGACAGCTTCATAGCTATGGTAgtatgttcttttctcttttaaacaactttattgggtgtatattttacatatcataAGATTTATTCATTACAGGAATACAAtgcaatgatttttagtaaatttacctAGTGGTACAACCATCAGCATAAATCAGTTTAAGAACATTTTCAGACCCCCAATAAAATCCCTGTATCCATTTACAATTaatctctctccccactctcaGCCCCAGGCAACTACTAATATACCTTCTCTCTAtcaatttgccttttctggatattttatactAATAGAATCCATAATACGTGGTCTCTTATGCCTGGCTTTTGCCAATTGGTGTAATGTTGAAGTTCATCCATGATGTAACATGTTTtgttactttgttctttttgattgctgaatagtattccaagcagtgggttcttttttaaaaaatatttatttatttatttggctgtgtctcagttgtggcatgtggggatcttcgttgcggtgcactggctctctagttgtggctcacggcttagttgccccacagcatgtgggatccccgacaagggatcgaacctgcgacccctgcattggaaggtggattcttaacccctggaccacgaTGGAAGTCCCCAAGTAGTGGTTTCTTAACTTGATGATTCCAATGGCAGCCTCCTCATTTCCCAGTTTCCTGATTAGAAGACTGGGAAACAGCTTCCCTGGCAGGGCACTTCTGTGGTATTTTTCTGCAGGACTGCTCCCCAAGCTCTGACAATTTCATAAGAACTTTATTCCAAGAGTGATATTCAAGATATTCAACAACTGGTACAAGACAGGCATCAGCCAATCAGGGCGCATGTCCAATCAGAATGGACAGGTTCTGACAAACCtgtgaggccacagcagtgcaACTAGCTGAACACCAGCCCTGCTATGTTAAATTAACTTTTCCGCTTAACATCCCCAGAGCGAGTGATATCTGTATACTCTGCCGACTCCTGACGATTCACACGAGgtaactcctcctcctcctcagctgtCATTTCAGACAGCACTTTGTTGGGATGTGGCACTGCGTCTCGCCCCTTCCTTGCAGCTGTCACAGTTTGTAATTATATCTGTCTTAGGCTGGTTCCCCCAGTACCAGAGACCAAGACGAGGACTTGAGTGCGAGTGGTTTACTTGGagggtgatcccaggaagcaatGGTCTCGGAGAGGGGGAGGGAATcgggaaagggaaggaagtgaATGTAGATGCATTAGTGAGCAGGGTTTCCTTGAGAAACTAGAAGAGGCCTCAGTCTCCCACTTGACAGGATGAGGAAGCTGGAGATTTTCTTCTGATTCCCATTGATCAGGGGTTGAGGGCTGCTCCTAGGGATGTTAACTCCCTGGCACTTCCAGCTTGCCCCAAGCACTGACCACTAGAGGCCCTTAGGTGAAGAATCTTAGGATGCTATTGTGTGTACCGCAAAGGTGAGGGCTGAGGGTATGGAGTGAGGGACGAGCAGTGTCTGCCAGTCTTCTTGGGCGATTTTTTCATAAATGCCTCCTCCTTCACCAAACTCTGCGCTCCACAAAGCAGGGACCACTCCTGTACCCCCAGCACCGAGGACAGTGCCGGCACAGGGCACGTGCTCAGCAAACACTTGTCGAATGTGTGAATGAAGGTGGAGATGGGATATGAGATCAGGCCTGCCTGACCGGGAGCTGGAGGGGCAAACCCAAATGTTGCAGGGTGCTACGCAGTCACTAAAACCTGTGAGCCTGGCCTCAAGGGTGGCCCCGGAGCTGAGAGCTTATGTTGTGACCCAGTGTAACCTCTGCGCAATTACTCTGCCTTTTAAAATGCCTTAGAGGACATCTAACAGCCCTCTACAGGTGCCGGTTTTTACCTCTACACTGTGCCACCAAGAACCTCCTTTGTGCAGGGACTTTCCACTCACGATTTACACCCCTACTTTATGGGTGAGAGATGTCTGGTTTGGAGAGGTGAGGCAactcacccaaggccacacatCTCACGTGGGTGGTACCAGCAGGCTCACCCCAGTTCTGTAGACTCCAAGGCCAGTGGTCTTTCCTCTATCCCTGCCGTCCCTCACTCAGGCAGCTTTAAAAGCCGGGAAACATTCTTTCAAGGAGCTGCCTCTCACAAATTCAGTGAAGCCTCTTGTCCTGCCTTGCTGTGAACCATCCCGATGTCACGACTTCCTCTGATATGTTCTTTAATTAATTCTCTCTGCGAACCTTATTTTGATTAATTAGATGCAATCAGAGGACTGGTTTGCTGAGAGACTCAGTTCCTGCTCAGGCCTCTTGGGTGGTGGAACATGTGGGGCTTCTTACCTGAAGGATGTTGGCAATTAGAGCCCATTTCAATCGCCCGGGTATGAGCTAACTGCCTTGGAGAACATCAATTAGCTCGGCGGCTAAACTGCGCTGAGAGTTATGGGTTACCAAGGGGACCTGTGGTCAATGCCAGGATTTAAGTGGCTCTAGTCTTTGGGGATCATCTTTCCTGAATCGCGGCCACGTTCTGGGCCTGGTGATTATCGGCAGGCTGATTAGACCCTGTCCATTGTGGGGAGTGACTTCCTAATCGCCAGCTGCCGAGGAGGAGAGCTTCCCGGCACCGACGCAGGTACACCCTGTTTGACGTGCCACAGGCTGACGGGCCCGTGTCAGGGGTGGTGGCCGCTTTAGGCCTATGGCCAGAGAGGTGGCACAGGGCACATGTCAGGCTCAGTCCGGTGCCCCCTGGGAGGAGTGTGGCGTCTCAGGGCAACCCTGGAGGACGTGGAACCCCAGGCCATCCTTGGGAGGTTGAACATTATCTCTGAGGAGATGCCCAACCTAGGAAGAAAAGGGAGCCCCTGCTAGTGCCAGACTCTGAGCTAATAATCGTAACGGTCAGtgttcattgagcacttactatgtgtcaggcactgctctaaCCACTCCACAGGAAGCAGGGCATTCAACCCTCTcaaggagaaaacagaggcacagagaggctaggcCACTTGCCCCACATCTGAGATTTACACCCAGCCAGGCTGCTTCCAAGCTGAGCAGCTATGGATGGAATGCGGGCTCTCCTGCGACACTGCTCTGATGACCCCTCAGGTCCTAAAACCCTTTCAGGGGAACCGTGAGGTTTTCACTTTCCTGACTACATATCTGTGGGAGGCTTTCATATGCTTCAACCAAAATTTAATCTGTTGAGTACATGCAGAAGCAGATAAGAGAATCCAGTTGTCTTCTCTTAAGTCAGACAATTAaacaatttgtaaaaatgtaaaccaATGCCACTTTTCTCACAAAACTATATTTTCCATGAGAATATATGTTATGTTAACACATCATGGATTTGccagttatttttaaacaaacaaatattaaaaattctcattttacttCCTAATAtggaaaatatcaatagatataatcAACAGTTCTTTGGGGGAGtgtcaataatttttaagtgcatgaaggggtgcagagagcaatgAGGTCGAGACACACTGATACACACATACTATCTTAAGAAGAGCTGGACTTAGCACTCCTGTGTGTTAGAcactgttctaagggctttaTGTATTTTGACCTACTTAGTCTTCACACCCGGGAGGTAACTATTACAATTAtccacatggggaaactgaggcacagggcgGTTAAATCTCTTGCCCCAAGGCCACAACCAAGACAGGGCAGAGCCCAGCTGCCAACCTAGGTCTCCAGGCTCCAGGTCTGAGCTCTTGGCCATGGCTCTGCACCCTGCTTCTGGGCAGCATTGCTCACCCCGGCAGGGAGGTCAGCATGGAGCTCAGGGCTTACTGCTTTTAATGGCATCATCCTAAGTTCCCCATGATAAGGACATTTCTGCACAAAGAGATGCAGCACTTTGCCTGGACCACACAGCCAAGGGGGCAGGGGGGTGCTCCTGACTCCCCAGTTCTGagccagccccaggccccacctcctcaCTGCCCCAACAGTGACCGGCTCAGGGATGGGCCACACCAGGCCGATGAGAGCTGGCTTCAGGGCTTCGGTGGGAGCTGTGGTCCAGAGGCTGTCTTTCCCCTCACAGGTTGCTAAACTGGTAGGATGTTAGCCGCAGGAGGCCACCTGGCCAGGGCAGAGCAAGAAACTGGCTGAGAATCTTCACCACTCAGAAGACAGCCAAGcactggagagacagacagatgtcTGGTGACTGTGAGACCTGGATCCAGCCGTACCTTACACCCTTGGCCTTTTTGCttacatgagccaataaattccGTTTTTTCTCAAGTCACTGGTGTTTCAAATATAACACAACAAGTTTAACATAATCTATAAATGTCACCCTCCTTGAGCACATTTTTAAAGACTGCCTGGATGCAGCTCTTCAAAGGTTGGATGTCTGTGCTTCCCTCGAACCCAGTAATTCTTGGcgattctatattttaaatatctcgGGAGATttctggctgaaaaaaaaaatgactccaGAGGAAACAGAtaattctgaaaacagaaaaggagaaataagacaaaatacagcatccaggga is a window of Physeter macrocephalus isolate SW-GA chromosome 18, ASM283717v5, whole genome shotgun sequence DNA encoding:
- the TRH gene encoding thyrotropin releasing hormone isoform X1, with protein sequence MSGPWFLLAMVLTLTLTGVPGGRAQPEVAQQEAAMAAEQLGLDDLLRQAEPLLLLREDLQRLREDQEDSESEAQKLPLATPSAGESQIFQPHWLSKRQHPGKREEESEEGVEEEEEEGGAVGPHKGQHTGRQEDVAAWSEDISQQKRQHPGRRSSWLGYTFTKRQHPGRRLVDPQTQSSWEEEEEEGEPMPEKRQHPGRRALGSPCGPRGPCGQASLLLGLLDDLSRGQGAEEKRQHPGRRAA
- the TRH gene encoding thyrotropin releasing hormone isoform X2 — its product is MSGPWFLLAMVLTLTLTGVPGGRAQPEVAQQEAAMAAEQLGLDDLLRQAEPLLLLREDLQRLREDQEDSESESQIFQPHWLSKRQHPGKREEESEEGVEEEEEEGGAVGPHKGQHTGRQEDVAAWSEDISQQKRQHPGRRSSWLGYTFTKRQHPGRRLVDPQTQSSWEEEEEEGEPMPEKRQHPGRRALGSPCGPRGPCGQASLLLGLLDDLSRGQGAEEKRQHPGRRAA